TCAACATGGTCAACATTAATATTGCAATTTCCATTCCTGCTTTTCTGGCTCTTTTGCCTGACACAATTATTGTGCCCCAAACTTTACCTTACAGTGGATGTGGCATTATAATCTTTGCAGACTATTGCCCTTTTAGCTTATCAACAATAATCAGCCACTACAGTTTATTCTCGTTTAAATGCTGGAGGTATTCGGTTAAGAATCAGAACTACCTCACAGTTTTGAGGTATGAATCAAGCCGGTAGGTTACTAAACGCAATTGGGATAATTTTTAAATGTCAAACGACCCTGTTAACTGCAGCCGCCGGTGTAACGGGGCTGCAGAGATTTAGAAATATTACAACTCAATAGGATTTTCCAAAAACGACTCTTCTTTTGGAAGGTTCACCGGTAATAATGCACTTGCCCTCCTCTTCCGGAGCATCATTTGGAATACAGCGAATCGTAACATTGAGATCTTTCTTTATAATATCTTCCACTTCAGCTGAACCATTCCAGTGACAGAGCGCAAACCCCCCATGGATTTCCGGCTTGCCCTTGTTCTTAGGAGTAAAAAAGGAATAGAACTCTTCTTTGGAGTCTATCTTTCTTGTGTTTGCCTTTCTGTGCTCTTCAGCCCGCTCGAACAACTTATTCTGTATATCATCGAGAAGTTCAGGAACCGAAGCTACAAACTCTTCTCTTGACTGACCATATCGCTCCCTGCGACTGCGATCCCTTCTTCCTACAAATACAGATTCGGAAGCGATATCTCTTGGACCGATTTCAAGATATACCGGTATACCTTTTCTGATCCATGACCATACTTTCTCTCCCCCTCTGCCCTCTCTTCTATCAACTTCCACTTCCACAAGTTTTCCATCATAGATTACCTCCCTGAGTTGAGCGGCGAGCCGGTCACAATACTCCATAACATCTGATGCGGTGTCATCCCCATGAATAACAGGCAGTATAACTATATGTGAAGGTGCCAGACGAGGCGGAACCATCAGCCCGTCATCATCCCCGTGAGTCATGATAAGTCCGCCTACGAGCCTTGTTGAAACACCCCATGAAGTGGTCCATGCAAACTCTTCCTTACCCGCAGAATCCTGAAAGCGAATATCTGAAGCCTTTGAGAAGTTTTGTCCAAGGAAATGTGAAGTACCAGCCTGAAGAGCTTTACGATCCTGCATCATCGCCTCTATACAATAGGTAGTTACGGCCCCGGGAAAACGCTCAGAAGCAGTTTTCTCACCCTTTATTACCGGCATTGCCATATAGTTTTGAGCAAAGTCAGCGTACACATCAAGCATTTTGATCGTTTCCTCTACAGCTTCCCCGGGAGTGGAATGTGCCGTGTGACCTTCCTGCCAAAGGAATTCGGCGGTTCGAAGAAATAAGCGGGTTCTCATTTCCCACCTTACAACATTTGCCCATTGATTAATAAGAAGCGGAAGATCTCTGTAGGATTGAATCCATTTGGAAAACATAGCCCCTATGATAGTTTCCGATGTGGGCCTTACAATCAGAGGCTCTTCGAGTTCACCGGCAGGTACAAGCTTTCCCCCTTCGCCGGCCTCAAGACGGTGATGGGTAACAACAGCACACTCCTTTGCAAAACCCTCCACATGCTCAGCCTCCTTCTCCAGAAAACTTTTGGGAATAAAGAGGGGAAAGTATGCATTTCTGTGACCCGTCTCCTTGAACTTTTTGTCAAGAACACGCTGGATATTTTCCCAAAGCGCATACCCCCATGGCTTTATTACCATACACCCCCGCACCGGGGAATTTTCCGCCAGGTCCGCGCCCTTTATAACCTGCTGATACCACTCAGGATAGTCCTGCTCTCTGGTTGGAGAAATCGCAGTTTTTTTCTGTGCCATTCCTTTTTTTCGCCTCTCGTTTTAATCTGATTGAAATGCCAACATTCAAAACAACCCCATTGCCGTAAACCCGGCAGCTCTTCCTTCTGCCTTCAGGGAATTAAAGGCCGGTTCAGCTGAAATTTGCCAGGTAACCGAAGTCCAGTGTGGCAAAATAATCATCAAGTGTTTCTGCCCTGCGGATCTTTACCACTTCGCCACTCTCCCTTAATAACAGCTCTGCACACCGAAGTTTTCCGTTATAGTTAAAACCCATTGCGTGGCCATGAGCACCGGTATCATGGATCACAATCAGATCCCCGGGTTGTATCTCAGGCAGTTTTCTGTCAATTGCAAATTTATCATTGTTTTCGCACAACGAACCGGTTACATCGTAAACATGCTCCTGGGGTTTGTCCTCTTTACCGGGTACTGTGATATGATGATATGCGCCATACATACCGGGACGCATAAGATCAGCCATACTGGAGTCAAGACCCACATAGTTTTTATAGATATTCTTTTTGTGAAGAACTCTTGACACAAGATACCCATACGGTCCGGTAACCATCCTGCCGCATTCCATAAACAGCTTTATCGGAGGAAGTTGAGAAGCGACGATTTCCTTTTCATAGGCATTTTTCACTCCTGCAGAAACTTTCTCCAGGTCCACCGGTTTTTGATCCGGACGATACGGAATACCTATCCCACCCCCGATATTGATAAACTCAAAAGTGATCCCCACAGTCTGGGATATTTCCTTTACCAGCCGATAAAGCATCTGAGCAGTCTCGATAAAAAACTTCTCATCAAGTTCGTTTGAAGCAACCATGGAATGGAGCCCGAATCTCTTTACACCCTTACTTTTCAGTATACGATAGCCTTCGAAAAGCTGCTCCCGTGTAAAACCATATTTAGCCTCCCCTGGATTTCCGATAATCTCATTTCCCTTGCGCATTGGTCCGGGATTGTATCTGAAACTTACCAGTTCAGGTAAGCCTGCATGCTCCTCGAGATAGGATATGTGAGTTATGTCATCCAGATTTATAACTGCCCCAAGTTCTCTGGCAAATTTGTATTCACTTGCGGGGGTATCATTTGAAGTGAACATGATATCCTCACCTGTTATACCACACCTTTTTGAAAGCTCAAGCTCAGCCATTGAACTGCAGTCAGCTCCTACACCCTCCTTTTTTAACAATTTCATGATAAAGGGGTTCGGGTTAGCCTTAACTGCAAAATACTCCTTAAATCCCGGAGCCCAGGAAAACGCAGATATCAGATTGCGGATATTTTCGCGTATGCCCTTTTCATCATAGATATGAAAAGGTGTTGGGTGGTTCTCAATTACTTTTTCGATTTCAGCTTTAGTAAATGGCAATTTTTTTATACTCATGAGATCACTCCACAAATAAATGAAAAAAGTCTGCATGATTTTAATCCACAGACTTCTAAAAATACGAATTTGCACCCTTACTGTCACCCTATTGCTTTGTTCGGGTGCTTTTTTTATTGAACGCAGCCCATGGATTAGCCCTAATGTTACCACCGGCATTGATTATCTAAACAGCGCAATATTATTGCCCTTGACAATTCTATTTATCGAACTTTTCCCAGCACACAATATCTTCAAGCGATTTTCTACCCTTTTTGGCTGGTAGCTGATCGGGATATCCAAGCGGAGTGAATGCCAAAGGCTCCACATGTGAAGGAAGGTTAAGGGCCTCAGAAGCCTTGTCTGCATAAAAATTGCCTATCCAGCAGGTACCCAATCCAAGCTCTGCAGCCTGAAGAGTCATGTGATCGAGTGCAATAGCGGCATCAACATCACCGTAATCTTTTCCGTCTTTTCTTTTCCAGCTCACTTCCCTGTCTATGCACACGGCGATTATTACCGGAGCAGCCACAAACCACTCTCTGTCATAAACGTGTCGTAACTTCGCCTTTGTCTCCTCTTTACTGCACACAATAAAAAACCAAGGCTGATTGTTAACAGCGGAAGGAGCTCTTCTGCCTGCATCCAGAACCTTGAGAAGTTTTTCCTCTTCAACATCATCTGACTTATAAGATCTTACAGAATATCTTTTGTCTAACAACTCAGAAAATTCCACCTGTAACCTCCTGTCGACATTGCGAATTTTTGTATTCTCCGATTGTATTCTATCTCAAACACATTTGTTTCAGGCGAACCTGGCCGCTGATGAGTAATTATTCCCAGGCGCTCTGATACTCTAAATCGAAAGTTCCTCTATCTTTGATAATTAGCTGATTTCCATCCCATTTGCTTCTAAGATAGTAACCTGTTGCTAAAATGAAATCTCTGTCCGCAGATACAATAAAAATTTTAAGACTGTTCCCATAACCTGCATTATCGTAAAAATCGATAAACAGAAGTTGTGCCCCACCATATCTTGCAGGATAACAATAGGTTAGTGTTTCTGTATCATACTCCAAATCATCCAGGACAAAAGAGGCCATACCGGTCTCATCTAAAGTAAACTGTATATCATGACTTCCCCTGATTGAACGATATGTACCGAAAATATCCTCCAAATTGGTGGAACTAACCTGGATGGTTATAAAGAGCAAAAGCAATGCTATGACTTTGAACTTATGCATAAAAGAATCTCATATTGTAAGTTTATTTATACGATTTAATCCGGTTACATATCTAAAACGTTGCGCTTAAAATCAATTCAGGCCTGTTCTCCATCAGAACTGTAACACTACTCCCATCTGGATTAATGGTTGTAAAATTTCTGATTCTCGGTGTAAGCATATAATTGGGATGAAAATTCCAGGAGTACATAAGATCACCAAACAGGTAATTAAATTCAGAATTTTCCGCTCTCCTGTCATCAGCATAACTGTACTTGAAATCTATAACCAAGGTACCTGGTCCGATTCCTATCCTTGAACCTAATCCCGCTATAAATCCCCTGTTCTCATACTGAGGGCTAAGTTGAGGAGACGAGACAAGAGCGGTCCTTTCTTCGATATGATTACGACTGCCCAGATTGTTTACCTCTGCATAGGCAGCATAAGTCGAAATCGATATTCTTTCCGTTACATTGAAAAATGCACTCATACCCCCAGAATACTCATGATCCCCCTCTTCCCTGAACTGATTATAGTTTCGGTTAACAATTCCGACCACCTGTGGTGTAAAAGTGATTCTGCCCACTGTAAAAGGTGCATCAAAAACAAACATAACAGATGAGGGGTTGCGGTTTGGAGTTTCGATCAGAGAATCATTATCAGTTAACTGTCTCAGCCTCGAATCAATTACGGTAGAGAAAAGGTTAAAATCCAGCCTCATAGTTTCATCAGAAACAACCGGTAATCCAAACTTAAGTCCCATAAAACTGTTGTTGGTTATGACAGGCCAGGTAAAAAATGCTGCCGTCTCATAGGTACCGGTGCTTATAGAACGCTCGATCAGGTCAAGAGGGCCATGGCTAACTAACGGAACCACACCAGCGGTGAAGTTAAAAGTCCCGGCATCATAATGTGCAAATGCCAGATGAAAATGAGGAACTATACCGGGAGGGAATTGTCTTTGCGGCACTACCGGGTTGTTGTTCAGGTAATTTACATCTTCTGTAAATATCCAGTCATTTCCTATTTGAAACTGAAAGGTGAGTCTGGGGCCAACAGTTGCAGTAAATCCGGCGTAGTAGGCAATATTATTTACATAATCGAAAACTGTCGACTGGGCATCATCGGTAAACGCAGAACGTATACGTGTACGCAACCGGTAATGGGCCAAACCGTAAGGAGTTACATTTATGCCGTTTTCGGCAAAAACCTGCGAACAAAGCAAAACTATCATAGAAACAAATAAAACCCTACGCATACCTCTCCCCTTTAGAGAATATTGGAAATCCAAAACTTATATAGCGATTTTAAAACAAAATAGTGTATAAGAAAATAAAAAGATAGGTAATTTCCACTATTTCCAAATTCCCCAGCCTGCCTTGAAAAACAGAAAGTGCATGAGAATGTTATATAGCCTGAAAAATCTTATTGTTTAAAGGGCATAACATTTATATTCCTGAGAAGTTTGTAAATGTCACTTCAGCCCCAGTGAGATACATACATTATGAGACGAAAATCGGCACATTTCGTTTTGTTAATAAGCAGCCTGATAATTTTGTTTCATTCAGGGATAAGCTCCCGGGTAAATCTTGCCGATAAATGCTTTGCCTTATATGGCTTGTATGTAGATGGATTGAATAATACTCTTGGGGATGAAAGCGCCGAAAACGAAATCCTTTCATTTGCAAAAAAAATGGAATGAACTATCTGCTA
This Chitinispirillum alkaliphilum DNA region includes the following protein-coding sequences:
- a CDS encoding Prolyl-tRNA synthetase, whose product is MAQKKTAISPTREQDYPEWYQQVIKGADLAENSPVRGCMVIKPWGYALWENIQRVLDKKFKETGHRNAYFPLFIPKSFLEKEAEHVEGFAKECAVVTHHRLEAGEGGKLVPAGELEEPLIVRPTSETIIGAMFSKWIQSYRDLPLLINQWANVVRWEMRTRLFLRTAEFLWQEGHTAHSTPGEAVEETIKMLDVYADFAQNYMAMPVIKGEKTASERFPGAVTTYCIEAMMQDRKALQAGTSHFLGQNFSKASDIRFQDSAGKEEFAWTTSWGVSTRLVGGLIMTHGDDDGLMVPPRLAPSHIVILPVIHGDDTASDVMEYCDRLAAQLREVIYDGKLVEVEVDRREGRGGEKVWSWIRKGIPVYLEIGPRDIASESVFVGRRDRSRRERYGQSREEFVASVPELLDDIQNKLFERAEEHRKANTRKIDSKEEFYSFFTPKNKGKPEIHGGFALCHWNGSAEVEDIIKKDLNVTIRCIPNDAPEEEGKCIITGEPSKRRVVFGKSY
- a CDS encoding Diaminopimelate decarboxylase, whose translation is MSIKKLPFTKAEIEKVIENHPTPFHIYDEKGIRENIRNLISAFSWAPGFKEYFAVKANPNPFIMKLLKKEGVGADCSSMAELELSKRCGITGEDIMFTSNDTPASEYKFARELGAVINLDDITHISYLEEHAGLPELVSFRYNPGPMRKGNEIIGNPGEAKYGFTREQLFEGYRILKSKGVKRFGLHSMVASNELDEKFFIETAQMLYRLVKEISQTVGITFEFINIGGGIGIPYRPDQKPVDLEKVSAGVKNAYEKEIVASQLPPIKLFMECGRMVTGPYGYLVSRVLHKKNIYKNYVGLDSSMADLMRPGMYGAYHHITVPGKEDKPQEHVYDVTGSLCENNDKFAIDRKLPEIQPGDLIVIHDTGAHGHAMGFNYNGKLRCAELLLRESGEVVKIRRAETLDDYFATLDFGYLANFS
- a CDS encoding Nitroreductase family protein, giving the protein MEFSELLDKRYSVRSYKSDDVEEEKLLKVLDAGRRAPSAVNNQPWFFIVCSKEETKAKLRHVYDREWFVAAPVIIAVCIDREVSWKRKDGKDYGDVDAAIALDHMTLQAAELGLGTCWIGNFYADKASEALNLPSHVEPLAFTPLGYPDQLPAKKGRKSLEDIVCWEKFDK
- a CDS encoding RND efflux system, inner membrane transporter CmeB, whose translation is MIVLLCSQVFAENGINVTPYGLAHYRLRTRIRSAFTDDAQSTVFDYVNNIAYYAGFTATVGPRLTFQFQIGNDWIFTEDVNYLNNNPVVPQRQFPPGIVPHFHLAFAHYDAGTFNFTAGVVPLVSHGPLDLIERSISTGTYETAAFFTWPVITNNSFMGLKFGLPVVSDETMRLDFNLFSTVIDSRLRQLTDNDSLIETPNRNPSSVMFVFDAPFTVGRITFTPQVVGIVNRNYNQFREEGDHEYSGGMSAFFNVTERISISTYAAYAEVNNLGSRNHIEERTALVSSPQLSPQYENRGFIAGLGSRIGIGPGTLVIDFKYSYADDRRAENSEFNYLFGDLMYSWNFHPNYMLTPRIRNFTTINPDGSSVTVLMENRPELILSATF